From the genome of Ralstonia pickettii, one region includes:
- a CDS encoding universal stress protein, whose amino-acid sequence MYDTIMVAIDASPTAEHALDEAISLARSLGSKLVIAHVVDNAHIKYDLSSPFVREVSDALARRGDTLVSAAIRKAQLAGVHAAVAITRDPLTYIDIATELERLASEAGAQVLVLGTHGRRGVLRALLGSVAESVVRTSSLPVLLVRNNPDREAHG is encoded by the coding sequence ATGTACGACACCATCATGGTAGCAATCGATGCAAGCCCAACTGCGGAACATGCGCTTGACGAGGCCATAAGCTTGGCCAGGTCGCTTGGGTCAAAGCTAGTTATCGCCCATGTCGTGGATAACGCCCACATCAAATACGACTTGAGTTCGCCGTTCGTGCGGGAAGTTTCGGATGCACTGGCTCGGCGCGGAGACACGCTGGTCTCGGCAGCAATTCGCAAGGCCCAACTAGCTGGAGTTCACGCTGCAGTCGCCATCACTAGAGACCCGCTGACGTATATCGACATCGCTACGGAGCTGGAGAGACTTGCGTCGGAGGCGGGCGCGCAAGTCTTGGTGCTTGGTACACACGGGAGGCGGGGAGTACTGCGGGCGTTGCTGGGAAGTGTCGCGGAGAGCGTTGTCCGTACGTCTTCCCTCCCGGTACTACTGGTGAGAAACAATCCGGACAGAGAGGCCCACGGCTAG
- a CDS encoding ABC transporter ATP-binding protein — translation METVFTIHAVSKVYPMGSVSVRALDQVDLELGSGEIVVLLGASGSGKSTLLNLMGGLDTPTSGTIVYRDHDLSSAAQRDLTRFRREHVGFVFQFYNLIPSLTARENVALVTDIADRPLAPDDALSMVGIGALGDHFPSQMSGGEQQRVAIARAVAKRPDVLLCDEPTGALDFRTGRLVLEVLERVNREFGTLIVIVTHNAVIADMADRVLRMSSGAIVEHRHNAQRASAQDLSW, via the coding sequence GTGGAAACGGTCTTTACCATTCATGCGGTCAGCAAGGTCTACCCGATGGGGAGCGTGAGCGTTCGCGCGCTGGATCAGGTTGACCTCGAACTTGGCTCCGGTGAGATCGTCGTGCTGCTCGGCGCGTCCGGCAGCGGCAAATCGACACTGCTCAATTTGATGGGTGGGCTCGACACACCAACGAGCGGCACGATCGTCTACCGAGACCACGACCTCTCATCTGCAGCGCAGCGAGACCTCACCCGGTTCCGACGCGAGCACGTCGGATTTGTCTTTCAGTTCTACAACCTAATTCCGAGCCTGACCGCGCGCGAGAACGTCGCCCTGGTGACTGATATTGCCGATCGGCCGCTGGCTCCGGACGATGCCTTGTCCATGGTCGGCATCGGGGCGCTCGGCGACCACTTTCCCTCGCAGATGTCGGGCGGGGAACAGCAACGCGTGGCCATTGCGCGCGCGGTCGCCAAACGGCCAGACGTGCTGCTGTGTGACGAACCAACTGGTGCGCTGGACTTCCGTACGGGGCGCCTAGTGCTTGAGGTGCTCGAGCGTGTGAACCGAGAGTTTGGCACCCTGATTGTCATCGTCACACATAACGCCGTCATCGCGGACATGGCGGACCGTGTCCTACGTATGAGCAGCGGAGCCATTGTCGAACACCGTCACAACGCGCAACGCGCGAGCGCACAGGATCTGTCATGGTAA
- a CDS encoding cation diffusion facilitator family transporter, producing the protein MQQTKEIDLEIAADSDDSVARQAAARRSTLVSVAVNLGLTVAQVAAGMLAGSQALIADAIHSLSDLIADFVVLFAGHHSQKGPDQTHHYGHQRFENAASLALGLLLLAVGVGMLWNAVLKLEHAEAIQPVRLIGLWVALGALAAKELLFRYMLAVAERVRSSMLVANAWHARSDAASSLVVALGIVGNVLGYRLLDPVAALVVGLMVTRMGWQFGWEALHDLMDRAVDEETVEAIHQVMLATPGVLGVHDVKTRRMGDLILVDAHLEVDARASVREGHNIALEARRRVMERRDVLNLMTHVDPVDVPI; encoded by the coding sequence ATGCAACAGACAAAAGAAATCGATCTGGAGATCGCTGCTGATTCCGACGACAGCGTGGCCAGGCAGGCGGCCGCCCGGCGCAGCACCCTTGTGAGCGTGGCCGTCAATCTGGGGCTGACGGTAGCGCAGGTGGCGGCTGGCATGCTGGCTGGCTCGCAGGCGCTGATCGCCGACGCCATCCACTCCTTGTCCGACCTGATCGCGGACTTCGTGGTGCTGTTTGCCGGCCACCATAGCCAGAAGGGGCCGGATCAGACCCATCACTACGGTCACCAACGCTTCGAGAATGCCGCTTCGCTCGCGCTCGGTTTGCTTCTGCTGGCTGTGGGCGTGGGCATGCTCTGGAACGCGGTACTCAAGCTGGAGCACGCCGAGGCGATCCAACCGGTGCGGCTGATTGGTCTATGGGTCGCGCTGGGCGCGCTGGCCGCCAAAGAACTATTGTTCCGCTACATGCTGGCGGTGGCCGAAAGGGTGCGTTCGAGCATGCTGGTCGCCAACGCCTGGCATGCGCGTTCGGATGCCGCATCGTCACTGGTGGTGGCGCTTGGCATCGTGGGCAACGTGCTTGGGTATCGCCTGCTCGACCCAGTGGCGGCGCTTGTCGTGGGCCTGATGGTGACCCGCATGGGCTGGCAGTTCGGCTGGGAAGCCCTGCACGACCTGATGGATCGCGCAGTCGATGAGGAGACCGTGGAGGCGATCCACCAGGTCATGCTCGCAACGCCAGGCGTGCTTGGCGTACACGACGTCAAGACACGCCGCATGGGCGACTTGATCCTGGTAGACGCGCACCTCGAAGTCGATGCGCGCGCCAGCGTGCGCGAGGGCCACAACATCGCATTGGAGGCTCGCCGCCGCGTGATGGAGCGCCGCGACGTGCTCAACTTGATGACGCACGTGGATCCGGTCGATGTGCCGATCTAG
- a CDS encoding efflux RND transporter periplasmic adaptor subunit, whose translation MKRAAVRKAFVLSAVVLAVTLALTYAFWPKPTIVDTALVTRGPLRVTVDEDGEIRAHDRYVITAPITGRLLRVDLHEGDHLKAGQVIAVLVPVPMTPGERSGQRARVDAAEAVYREAQARAAHARADLDQVRRDLDRSEKLLSSGAISRQEVEQTRTSLASSASDLAAARAREASAAADVRVATANLQALEAGQPVEIRAPVDSLLLRIEQQSERVVLSGTPVMLLADPSRYEVVVDVLSTDAVKVSPGMQVLIEDWGGSVPINAAVRVVGPGAFTKVSALGVEEQRVNIVADLVDQPGRLNDGYRVLGRIVIWDRPDVLRLPIGALFRCGEHWCAFTVENGRAAQRIIQIGQRNAEQAQVVDGLRDHETVVVYPPGTLSDSAKVLPRR comes from the coding sequence GTGAAACGCGCAGCCGTGAGAAAGGCGTTCGTCCTTTCGGCCGTCGTTCTCGCGGTGACGCTGGCGCTGACGTACGCATTCTGGCCGAAGCCGACAATTGTTGATACCGCGCTTGTGACACGAGGGCCCCTCCGCGTGACGGTGGACGAAGATGGTGAAATCCGTGCGCATGATCGCTACGTGATCACCGCGCCGATCACCGGGCGTCTTCTGCGTGTGGATCTGCATGAAGGCGATCACCTCAAGGCAGGACAGGTCATTGCCGTCCTGGTGCCGGTACCGATGACGCCAGGCGAGAGGTCCGGGCAGCGGGCACGTGTTGACGCCGCTGAAGCGGTCTACCGTGAGGCGCAGGCGCGCGCTGCGCATGCTCGCGCCGATCTTGATCAGGTACGGCGTGACTTGGACCGGAGTGAGAAGCTGCTAAGCAGCGGCGCCATATCGAGACAGGAAGTCGAGCAGACGCGCACTAGCTTGGCGTCGAGCGCCAGCGATCTGGCTGCCGCCCGCGCGCGGGAAGCATCCGCGGCAGCGGATGTGCGCGTTGCCACCGCCAATCTTCAGGCTTTGGAGGCTGGACAACCGGTGGAAATTCGCGCTCCGGTCGATAGCCTATTGTTGCGAATCGAACAGCAGAGCGAGCGAGTCGTGCTCTCCGGTACGCCGGTCATGCTGCTGGCAGATCCATCGCGCTACGAGGTGGTGGTCGACGTACTGTCCACAGACGCGGTAAAGGTCAGCCCAGGCATGCAGGTGTTGATCGAGGATTGGGGTGGATCGGTGCCGATCAATGCGGCCGTACGCGTGGTTGGGCCGGGAGCATTTACCAAGGTTTCGGCGCTTGGGGTCGAGGAACAGCGTGTCAATATCGTGGCCGACCTGGTTGACCAACCTGGAAGGTTGAACGACGGGTATCGCGTGCTGGGCCGCATCGTTATCTGGGATCGGCCTGATGTGCTGCGGTTACCTATCGGCGCCCTGTTCAGGTGCGGCGAGCATTGGTGCGCGTTTACCGTCGAGAACGGACGGGCTGCTCAGCGGATCATTCAAATCGGACAACGCAATGCTGAACAGGCACAAGTTGTGGATGGGCTACGCGATCACGAAACCGTGGTCGTCTATCCGCCGGGCACGCTGTCCGACTCTGCGAAGGTGCTGCCTCGCCGATGA
- a CDS encoding ABC transporter permease, translated as MVSALTRLLWRDLWHLRAQAVAAVLVVGCGVTTFVAMRSTYLALLDAQQDYYASYRFADLFVHLKRAPLEVATRIATLPGVARTDARVVSDVTVDIPGLTEPATGHVISVPEQSWPALNLLHLQSGRYVAPGRDDEVLVSAAFADANHLRAGGRLAAVLNGRRKQLHIVGIAMSPEYVYEAGAGSIFPDNRHYGVLWMGTNALSAAFRMSGAFNDLALSLDGSVPSARVIAQVDHELGPYGGLGTITREDQVSNRFISDEIAQNRVTATYVPAIFFCVAMFLLQNVLSRLIDMQRTQIGLMKAFGYGNVTVGLHYLQFACLMAAAGAAVGIAGGLELGSYLTGLYAKYYRLARLEFRIDIPIIAWAVFLSFATAAVGVAASVAKAAGLMPVDALRAAVPPAFAASWAERIGLYRQLGIVSRMIVRNIARQPVKSLLASLALACASAILVIGGFFFDAVDHLFDVQFQQVERQDVTVAFSQPLSHRAVYALERLPGVLKVEPFRDVPVRLSVGYRSRQVSLSGIARQGDLHRLVDDRGQPLRVPPDGMLVSARLADVLGVQPGDRITVEELEGKRRIRQVTLVGRSGDLVGIGAYMDQQALANFLEESGNWSGARLSVDTSELGRLYATLKRMPAVNAVAARQSVIDSFRKIMDESIRLTTSINFAFACVIAFGVAFNAMRIAYSERVQQLASLRVLGFTQTEVAWILLGEQFALAAIASPVGLLLGYGTCAFLVMRLSTDLYRLPLVIQAATFAYAFVVTAGAVACSGLLVSLKIRRLDIVAVLKARES; from the coding sequence ATGGTAAGCGCGCTCACGCGCCTGCTCTGGCGCGACCTTTGGCACCTGCGAGCCCAGGCCGTTGCCGCCGTGCTGGTCGTCGGCTGCGGTGTAACCACGTTCGTTGCGATGCGCAGCACCTACCTTGCTCTGCTGGACGCGCAGCAAGACTATTACGCGTCGTACCGGTTCGCGGATCTCTTTGTTCATCTCAAGAGGGCCCCGTTGGAGGTGGCAACGCGCATCGCCACGTTACCGGGGGTCGCACGCACGGATGCGCGCGTGGTGTCGGACGTGACAGTCGATATACCAGGCCTGACGGAACCCGCGACTGGGCACGTCATTTCGGTTCCTGAGCAGAGCTGGCCGGCGCTCAATCTTCTGCACCTGCAAAGCGGCCGATACGTGGCGCCCGGCCGCGACGATGAGGTTCTGGTCAGCGCGGCGTTTGCGGATGCCAACCATCTGCGGGCAGGAGGACGCCTGGCCGCCGTTCTCAATGGGCGGCGGAAGCAGTTGCACATTGTCGGCATCGCGATGTCGCCCGAGTATGTCTATGAAGCGGGAGCTGGCTCCATCTTTCCGGACAATCGTCACTACGGCGTGCTCTGGATGGGTACCAACGCGCTGTCGGCGGCGTTCCGCATGAGCGGTGCGTTCAATGACCTGGCGCTGTCTCTCGATGGCAGCGTTCCGTCTGCGCGCGTGATTGCTCAAGTCGATCACGAATTGGGGCCTTATGGCGGACTCGGCACCATCACACGCGAGGATCAGGTATCGAATCGATTCATCTCGGATGAGATCGCGCAGAACCGGGTAACGGCTACATACGTGCCCGCCATCTTCTTCTGCGTCGCCATGTTTCTATTGCAGAACGTCCTGAGCCGGCTGATCGATATGCAGCGTACACAGATCGGCTTGATGAAAGCGTTTGGCTACGGAAATGTCACCGTTGGTCTGCACTACCTGCAGTTCGCCTGTCTGATGGCGGCAGCGGGGGCCGCCGTCGGGATCGCAGGGGGACTTGAACTGGGGTCATATTTGACGGGCCTGTACGCGAAGTACTATCGCCTGGCACGCCTCGAATTCCGAATCGATATCCCGATCATCGCCTGGGCGGTGTTCCTGAGCTTCGCAACGGCGGCTGTCGGTGTAGCTGCCAGTGTCGCGAAAGCCGCGGGCTTGATGCCCGTCGATGCCCTGCGTGCCGCTGTGCCGCCAGCCTTTGCCGCAAGCTGGGCGGAGCGAATTGGCCTTTACCGGCAGTTGGGCATCGTATCGCGAATGATCGTGCGGAACATTGCCCGCCAGCCCGTCAAATCGCTGCTCGCCTCCCTGGCTCTGGCATGCGCGAGCGCCATTCTTGTTATTGGTGGTTTTTTCTTCGATGCGGTCGATCATCTGTTCGACGTCCAATTCCAACAGGTCGAGCGTCAAGATGTCACGGTAGCCTTCTCGCAACCGTTATCCCATCGCGCTGTCTATGCGCTCGAACGCTTGCCGGGCGTGCTGAAGGTCGAGCCGTTTCGCGACGTGCCGGTCAGGTTGTCGGTGGGGTACCGATCTCGGCAAGTCTCGTTGAGCGGAATCGCACGGCAAGGAGATCTGCACCGGCTTGTCGATGATCGCGGCCAACCTTTACGCGTGCCGCCGGATGGCATGCTGGTCTCCGCCAGGCTCGCCGATGTTCTTGGGGTACAACCTGGTGACCGGATCACCGTTGAGGAACTGGAAGGCAAACGTCGCATCCGGCAGGTCACTCTGGTGGGACGGTCCGGGGATCTGGTCGGTATTGGCGCCTATATGGACCAGCAAGCACTGGCGAACTTTCTGGAAGAGAGCGGCAACTGGTCGGGTGCCCGACTGTCTGTTGATACAAGCGAGCTTGGGCGTCTTTATGCAACGCTCAAGCGCATGCCTGCTGTGAACGCGGTCGCAGCCCGCCAGTCAGTCATCGACAGCTTCCGCAAGATCATGGATGAGAGCATCCGCCTCACGACTTCAATCAACTTTGCCTTTGCATGCGTGATCGCATTTGGTGTCGCGTTCAACGCCATGCGCATCGCCTACTCGGAACGGGTTCAGCAACTGGCATCGCTACGCGTCCTTGGCTTCACGCAGACCGAAGTTGCCTGGATTCTTCTGGGCGAGCAGTTTGCACTTGCCGCGATCGCGTCGCCGGTTGGACTATTGCTGGGATATGGCACGTGCGCATTCCTGGTCATGCGACTCTCCACTGACCTGTATCGACTCCCTCTCGTGATTCAAGCCGCGACGTTCGCATACGCTTTCGTCGTGACAGCAGGCGCGGTTGCGTGTTCGGGGCTGCTGGTCTCGTTGAAGATCCGGCGGCTCGATATCGTCGCGGTCCTCAAGGCGAGGGAATCGTGA
- a CDS encoding heavy metal translocating P-type ATPase — protein MPSGFRHLNAVLLAASALTLSAGLLARYLNAGALAQDLWLIGIAPNWVALAVTIVRSLIRRQAGIDVLALLSISFALLSGEVLVAAVIALMLASGRALEDFAQARAQKEMTALLSHAPKQANRFEGGQWCQVDLATVRSGDRLLVRHGEVVPVDGTLSEPADLDESTLTGESVTRHRAPAEAVSSGVLNAGAAFEMVAAASAEHSTFAGIVRMVSAAQAERSPSVRLADRYAFAFAGVAVVLAGASWLLTGDPARCLAVLVVATPCPLILAVPVAMVSGMSRCARRGVLIKGGGALERLAQADTLFFDKTGTLTGGYARLVDIECSSRYEPQEVLRLAASLAQASNHVMAEAVTKAARERGAALLLPSAVIESPGAGVQGHVGGHAVSIGTLPHVLGSAVAPPWSEGFIKRVRYAGASAVFVGVDGELVGALQLADRIRLETPRALRLLRQIGVRRQGMLTGDRPDVAESVGAMLGVTDVYADQSPADKLTAIREARAAGMVIMVGDGVNDAPALAAADIGVAMGARGAAASSEAADVVLLVDRLDRLVDAVRIAQRTRYIAVQSVVVGMSLSIAAMIAAALGYLPPLAGALLQEIIDVLVILNALRVLQAGPHKATRTLPPQDVERFKAEHAELEPIMNRIRTVADQLPRIGRNQAKTTLSDLTRLLNLVLVPHERRDDTEIYPDVARLLEGEDPLAAMSGMHREIFRVTNLLDRIVTDLPEQGPDSAALQELQRLLYGLDAVLRLHCAQEDELFHVLGKEA, from the coding sequence ATGCCCTCCGGTTTCCGACACCTCAATGCCGTCCTGCTTGCCGCCTCTGCGTTGACGCTGTCGGCAGGATTGCTCGCTCGCTATCTGAACGCAGGTGCGCTGGCGCAAGATCTATGGTTGATCGGCATTGCTCCCAATTGGGTGGCGCTGGCGGTCACGATCGTTCGCTCCTTGATACGGCGGCAAGCGGGCATTGACGTCCTGGCACTCCTGTCGATCAGCTTTGCGCTGTTGTCTGGCGAGGTACTGGTGGCCGCCGTCATTGCCCTCATGCTGGCGAGCGGGCGGGCACTGGAAGACTTCGCGCAAGCGCGGGCGCAAAAGGAGATGACGGCGCTGCTGAGCCACGCGCCCAAACAGGCCAATCGCTTCGAGGGCGGCCAGTGGTGCCAGGTTGATCTGGCGACAGTCCGGTCGGGCGACCGGTTGTTGGTGAGGCATGGCGAAGTCGTACCCGTGGACGGCACCTTGTCGGAGCCGGCCGATCTGGATGAGTCAACGCTGACCGGTGAATCCGTCACGCGACATCGCGCGCCCGCAGAAGCCGTGAGCAGCGGTGTGCTGAACGCTGGGGCCGCCTTCGAGATGGTGGCGGCGGCATCGGCCGAGCACAGTACCTTTGCGGGCATTGTCCGGATGGTCAGTGCTGCGCAGGCCGAGCGCAGTCCGTCCGTGCGGCTGGCCGACCGCTATGCATTCGCATTTGCAGGCGTCGCCGTCGTGCTGGCCGGAGCGAGCTGGCTACTGACAGGCGATCCAGCCCGTTGCCTCGCCGTGCTCGTGGTTGCCACGCCTTGCCCGCTGATCCTGGCAGTGCCGGTGGCAATGGTATCGGGCATGTCGCGCTGTGCCAGGCGCGGCGTTCTGATCAAGGGCGGCGGCGCCCTGGAACGGCTCGCGCAGGCCGATACCTTGTTCTTCGACAAGACCGGGACCCTCACGGGAGGGTACGCGCGGCTGGTCGACATCGAGTGCAGCAGCCGCTACGAACCCCAGGAGGTGCTGCGTCTCGCTGCCTCTCTCGCACAAGCTTCGAATCACGTCATGGCCGAAGCGGTGACCAAAGCGGCCCGCGAGCGAGGTGCGGCGCTGCTGCTGCCCAGCGCCGTGATCGAGAGTCCAGGCGCGGGCGTCCAAGGTCATGTGGGCGGCCATGCTGTTTCGATTGGCACCTTGCCTCACGTGCTCGGCTCGGCGGTCGCTCCGCCCTGGAGCGAAGGGTTCATCAAGCGTGTGCGCTACGCGGGCGCGTCGGCTGTCTTCGTGGGGGTGGATGGGGAGCTGGTCGGTGCATTGCAGCTTGCGGACCGCATCCGCCTTGAAACACCGCGTGCGCTGCGTTTGCTTCGCCAGATCGGAGTGCGCCGCCAAGGCATGCTCACGGGGGATCGGCCCGATGTGGCCGAATCGGTTGGCGCGATGCTGGGCGTGACGGACGTCTATGCAGACCAATCGCCCGCTGACAAGCTCACAGCGATCAGGGAGGCCCGCGCAGCGGGCATGGTGATTATGGTCGGTGACGGCGTGAACGACGCGCCTGCGCTGGCGGCGGCGGACATCGGCGTGGCGATGGGCGCGCGCGGCGCCGCAGCATCTTCAGAAGCTGCGGACGTTGTGTTGCTGGTCGACCGGCTGGATCGTCTGGTGGATGCCGTACGGATCGCCCAGCGCACGCGTTACATCGCGGTCCAGAGTGTCGTTGTGGGGATGTCACTATCGATCGCGGCCATGATTGCGGCGGCGCTGGGTTATCTGCCTCCGTTGGCCGGTGCTCTGCTGCAGGAGATCATCGACGTTCTCGTCATCCTCAATGCCCTGCGCGTTCTGCAGGCAGGCCCACATAAAGCCACTCGCACGTTGCCGCCACAGGACGTGGAACGCTTCAAAGCCGAACACGCCGAGCTGGAGCCCATCATGAACCGCATTCGCACCGTGGCGGACCAACTGCCGCGGATAGGGCGCAATCAGGCAAAGACGACGCTCTCCGACCTGACGCGGTTGTTGAATCTGGTGCTGGTGCCGCATGAGCGCCGTGACGATACCGAGATCTATCCTGACGTGGCGCGCCTGCTTGAGGGGGAAGACCCACTGGCTGCGATGAGCGGCATGCATCGCGAAATCTTTCGAGTGACGAACCTGCTGGACAGGATCGTCACGGACCTCCCCGAGCAAGGACCGGACTCCGCCGCGTTACAGGAGCTGCAGCGTTTGCTGTACGGGCTGGACGCCGTCCTGCGGTTGCACTGCGCCCAGGAGGACGAGCTGTTCCACGTACTCGGCAAGGAGGCGTGA
- a CDS encoding cytochrome b: protein MNSEQKYSPAIRSLHWLVFLAALIAVVIIDIHDLFPKGSAMRDTLFTIHQTAGLSVLVLMVLRLFARLGTEVPAAIPGPKLLERAARAMHLVLYVLMLGMPILGALALAWEGKAIEPFGLAWAAPLAPNKTLADLAKDIHESGATLVYIFVGLHAVAALWHEVVLKDRLLRRMI, encoded by the coding sequence ATGAACTCCGAGCAGAAATACTCCCCGGCCATACGGTCGCTGCATTGGCTGGTGTTCCTGGCTGCGCTGATCGCGGTGGTGATCATCGATATCCACGATCTCTTCCCCAAGGGCAGCGCCATGCGGGACACCCTGTTCACCATCCATCAGACGGCTGGCCTTTCCGTGCTGGTCTTGATGGTGCTGCGGCTGTTTGCCCGCCTAGGCACGGAAGTGCCAGCGGCAATTCCAGGGCCTAAGCTTCTTGAGCGTGCTGCACGAGCCATGCACCTAGTGCTCTACGTGTTGATGCTGGGGATGCCGATCCTCGGTGCACTGGCACTCGCCTGGGAAGGCAAGGCTATCGAGCCGTTCGGCCTGGCCTGGGCCGCCCCACTTGCGCCGAACAAGACACTGGCTGACCTGGCCAAGGACATCCACGAGTCGGGAGCAACGCTGGTGTACATCTTCGTCGGACTGCATGCTGTTGCCGCGCTCTGGCACGAAGTTGTGCTGAAGGATAGGTTGTTGCGCCGCATGATCTAG
- a CDS encoding ATP-binding protein → MTRPRSLQGRLLLLVLGAVAGLWLVTALITWYDTQDEIDQLLDSHLAQAGALLVMQHAQTLDEDDESSHDLPVQHRYAPKVAFQVFHDGKLGVHSANAPNQPMVTSGEHIASGFSTVQIEGYTWRVFAMQGVHKNIQVYVGERIDSRTAILTAILRNMLWPMALALPSLALAVWWAVKRGMLPLRRLGNTLAKRDPRALDPVRMPHAPVEMTPMLDALNTLFVRIQVMIDAERRFTADAAHELRTPIAAIKAQAQVAMAAEDDATRRHALLGTLEGCDRAAHLVDQLLLLSRLEANAGVSIEPIDLGALARQVMADIAPMAFGKRQHIELESPECCMVTGNRALLASLARNLIDNAIRYSPAEAHIVVTVANRNGRAVLCVEDSGPGLPPSEQDRLGERFFRVAGTEQSGSGLGWSIVRRIAAVHGASVTVDRSPGLGGLRVDVIWSNLEPSVSGTHQ, encoded by the coding sequence ATGACGCGGCCGCGCTCGCTTCAAGGTCGGCTGCTGCTACTGGTGCTTGGCGCCGTCGCCGGCCTGTGGCTCGTCACCGCATTGATCACGTGGTACGACACCCAGGACGAGATCGATCAACTGCTGGACAGTCATCTGGCACAAGCCGGCGCGTTACTGGTCATGCAACACGCGCAGACCTTAGATGAGGACGACGAGTCGAGCCACGACCTGCCAGTCCAGCATCGCTACGCGCCCAAGGTCGCCTTTCAGGTCTTTCATGACGGGAAGTTGGGCGTCCACTCGGCCAACGCGCCGAACCAGCCGATGGTTACGTCGGGCGAGCACATCGCGTCCGGATTCTCGACGGTGCAAATCGAGGGCTATACCTGGCGGGTCTTTGCAATGCAGGGTGTACACAAGAACATCCAGGTCTACGTTGGCGAGCGCATCGACTCGCGCACCGCAATCCTGACGGCAATCCTGCGCAACATGCTGTGGCCAATGGCGCTGGCATTGCCGTCACTCGCCTTGGCTGTCTGGTGGGCAGTCAAGCGTGGTATGTTGCCGCTGCGCAGATTGGGCAACACGCTTGCCAAGCGCGATCCGCGAGCGCTCGATCCGGTCCGGATGCCCCATGCGCCGGTTGAGATGACACCCATGCTCGACGCGCTCAACACGCTCTTTGTCCGCATTCAGGTCATGATCGACGCCGAGCGCCGCTTTACTGCAGACGCTGCCCACGAGCTGCGCACACCGATTGCCGCGATCAAAGCACAGGCCCAGGTGGCTATGGCCGCCGAAGACGACGCCACACGTCGCCATGCCTTGCTCGGAACGCTGGAAGGGTGCGACCGTGCTGCCCATCTGGTTGACCAATTACTGCTGCTCTCGCGCCTGGAAGCCAACGCCGGCGTATCGATAGAACCGATTGACCTTGGCGCACTGGCAAGACAAGTCATGGCAGACATTGCGCCAATGGCCTTCGGCAAGCGACAGCACATCGAACTGGAGAGCCCGGAGTGTTGCATGGTCACGGGTAACCGGGCCTTGCTGGCCTCACTTGCTCGCAACCTGATCGACAACGCCATACGCTACAGCCCCGCCGAGGCACACATCGTCGTGACGGTAGCGAACCGGAACGGACGTGCCGTGCTCTGCGTGGAAGACAGCGGCCCCGGGCTTCCACCTTCCGAACAGGACCGACTTGGCGAGCGTTTTTTTCGTGTCGCCGGAACGGAACAGAGTGGCAGTGGCCTCGGGTGGTCGATCGTGCGGCGGATAGCGGCGGTTCACGGTGCAAGCGTAACGGTTGACCGCTCGCCGGGTCTCGGCGGATTGCGCGTAGACGTTATCTGGTCGAATCTGGAGCCCAGCGTGTCTGGGACCCACCAATAG